The Fusobacterium polymorphum genome segment AGAAGTTTTTTGAAATCCAGTCACCCCTGTATATTTTAAATGTTTTAAAACTGCCATAGGGGCTTCAAAATCAAGTTTAATAGTTTCACTATAATATTTTACAGAAGAAAAATACTTTTTTAAAATTTCTTTAAATTCTTCAATATTTAAGTAATCCAATGAAATATCAAAATGATTTTTAATCTCTATTAAATTTCCAGAAACATAGCTAGAAAAACATAAATTATCAGTATTTTCTGCTATATTCCTTATAAGACTATCTTTATCTTTTATCCACTGAAAAACAGAACTAGATACTACTAAATCACTTTTAGGAATATCTAATTCTTCAATATTTTCTTGTATAAATATATTGTAATCTATATCTTTTATAAATTCTCTTACATCAAATATATCATTTAAAATTAAATCAGAATGAAGAAAATATTTTCTATATTCTCTTGTAAAAATACCTGTTCCACAGCCTATCTCAAAAATAGAATTAATTTGAGTGTTAAAAATATTAGATTTTCCCATATAATCTAACAGATTTTTAGCAACCTGCTTTTGTGCCAATGAATAGTTTTCATATTCATTGTAATATTTATAAAAATTCATTTACTTTTCCTCTTCTCTATATGTCCAAAATATCTTTAAAGTTTGTAAAATATGAAAAAGGATAATGTCCACATTCTAATAATTTATAGGCTAAATTATAATTTTGACAATATTTCTCCAATCTATTAGCTGGGATTATTCTATCATTTTTCCCTATATAGTAAAAATCAATATGATTATCGATTATTTTATAGTTATCTTTAAAAAATTGTAATTCATTTTTTATTTTATCAAAAGATTTATCTGATTTACAAAAACTATCATCAATATCCATATTTATCAAAAATTTTTCTAAATTTTCTTCATTTAAGGTATTAAGAGTTATATTGAACATCTTTTCATTAATTCCAAACTTTCCAATAGTTTCTGGAAGTCCATTAATTCCCATAGATTTTTTATATTTTAAATCTCTACTTTCTGATAAAAACTTATTCAAATAATATACACCAAAAGAATATCCTATAAAAATATCCTCTCTATCAATAGAATTTTTATCAATATCATAAGGAAAATCTATAATTTCTATATCATATTCAGTTGAATTTTTAACTGGTTTTAAAAGATTTTTATCCATACCCCAACCATTAAAAAAATATATTTTAGACATCTATATCACACCTATTTTTTTCATTTCTGCTTTTAAAGCCTTAAAAAACTTTTCTATATCTTCTTTTTTCATATCAGCTGTTAAGCTTATTCTAAGTCTTGCAGTATCTTTTGGAACTGTTGGTTCTTTTATTGCATAAGCTAAATAACCCAGCTCTTTTAAATTATTGGAAAGATTGACTGTATTTAGATTATCTCCAATAATAATACTTATTATATGACTTGTTGACTTAGTTTTTAAATTCAATTTTTTTAGTGTACTCAAAGAAAAGGTAACCAATTCTTGAAACTTTTCTATTCTATCTTGAAAATTTACTAAATTTTCTAAAATAAATAAATTCCATAGATTATTCACAGGTGGAAGTGCCGTAGAATAAATAAATTTCTTACTCTTATTTATTAAATAATTCTTATAGACTTCATCACAGATAACATAAGCTCCAACAGAAGCTCCTGCTTTACCCAATGGAATAACTAAAAAATCTATTTTATCAACTAATTTTTCATTGTAAGCTATACCATAGCCATAAACACCATAAGAATGTGCTTCATCTACCATTAAATTAAACTTATATTCATCTTTTAAATCACAGATTTTTTTAATCTCCGCACAATCTCCATCCATACTATATACTGTTTCAGTTACAACTAATATATCATCATAATCCTTTGAATATTTTTTTAATAACTTTTCTAAGGCACTGACATCTAAATGATTATATCTTAAAATTTTAGCTCTCGAATTGATACAGCCCTCATAGATACTTGCATGATTTAATCTATCAGTTATTATTAAAGATTTTTTATCAAAAAAAGTCTCTATTACTGATGAATTAGCATCAAAACCTGAATTAAAAACAAGGCAAGGCTTTCCATAAATTTCCTCAACCTTTTTTTCTAATCTCATAACTGTTAAATATGAACCATCAATCAATCTTGATGAAGATGAAGATAGTTTGTAATTATCAAAACTATAATTTTGATAAAATTTTTGTAACAAATCTTTATCATGTGCTAAACCTAAATAATCATTAGAAGAAAAATTATAAAGACTTTTATCATTAGTCTTTATAGTTCTAAGTCTATTATCATTTTTTAATTCTTCAAGTTCTTGTATAATTTTTTCTTTTTGCATAGTATTCCCCAAATATTTTAAAAATTATTAACTGTAATATACATATTTCCCTATCTATATAATATCATAAGTAGAGAAAATATTGTAGTATATTCTTTAATTTTTCTGTAAATTTTTATAATATTCTTCAACTTCATCTGAATTTTTAAAACCCTGCATATTAGCTAAATTATCCATATTTTTAATAGCAAGATTTATATCTTTTTCTTTCATTTCAAGTATATATTTTAGATAAAGTTGTAAAGTTTTTTCTGAATAAGATAAAAGCTCACCTCTCAAATATGTTTCTATTGAAGTTTCAATATTATCATCTTCTGTTGAGTACAAAGGTCTACCCATAGATGAAAATATTGGATATTTTTTGAAAAATTCTTTTTCCCACTCCATATAAATAGACATAATTTTTTCTATTAAAGTTATTTTATTTTTACTTGGATTTTCTAAAATATCTTTTACTTTTTCATATTCTTGTGGAGAATTATATTTCATCATCTGTCCATATTTTTGAAATAGGGGATTATTTTTTGAGTTTAAATCATCTAAATAAGACAAAAGAGTTTCTTCATTAAAAGTTTCCCATTGAGATTTT includes the following:
- the bioC gene encoding malonyl-ACP O-methyltransferase BioC, with the translated sequence MNFYKYYNEYENYSLAQKQVAKNLLDYMGKSNIFNTQINSIFEIGCGTGIFTREYRKYFLHSDLILNDIFDVREFIKDIDYNIFIQENIEELDIPKSDLVVSSSVFQWIKDKDSLIRNIAENTDNLCFSSYVSGNLIEIKNHFDISLDYLNIEEFKEILKKYFSSVKYYSETIKLDFEAPMAVLKHLKYTGVTGFQKTSISKIKTFKDNILTYKVAYFICKK
- a CDS encoding pimeloyl-ACP methyl esterase BioG family protein, whose protein sequence is MSKIYFFNGWGMDKNLLKPVKNSTEYDIEIIDFPYDIDKNSIDREDIFIGYSFGVYYLNKFLSESRDLKYKKSMGINGLPETIGKFGINEKMFNITLNTLNEENLEKFLINMDIDDSFCKSDKSFDKIKNELQFFKDNYKIIDNHIDFYYIGKNDRIIPANRLEKYCQNYNLAYKLLECGHYPFSYFTNFKDILDI
- a CDS encoding aminotransferase class I/II-fold pyridoxal phosphate-dependent enzyme: MQKEKIIQELEELKNDNRLRTIKTNDKSLYNFSSNDYLGLAHDKDLLQKFYQNYSFDNYKLSSSSSRLIDGSYLTVMRLEKKVEEIYGKPCLVFNSGFDANSSVIETFFDKKSLIITDRLNHASIYEGCINSRAKILRYNHLDVSALEKLLKKYSKDYDDILVVTETVYSMDGDCAEIKKICDLKDEYKFNLMVDEAHSYGVYGYGIAYNEKLVDKIDFLVIPLGKAGASVGAYVICDEVYKNYLINKSKKFIYSTALPPVNNLWNLFILENLVNFQDRIEKFQELVTFSLSTLKKLNLKTKSTSHIISIIIGDNLNTVNLSNNLKELGYLAYAIKEPTVPKDTARLRISLTADMKKEDIEKFFKALKAEMKKIGVI
- a CDS encoding DUF4125 family protein — its product is MEKEKLIEEILEKEWAYFSKLNNIGGRAACQDNREDFIIMRKSQWETFNEETLLSYLDDLNSKNNPLFQKYGQMMKYNSPQEYEKVKDILENPSKNKITLIEKIMSIYMEWEKEFFKKYPIFSSMGRPLYSTEDDNIETSIETYLRGELLSYSEKTLQLYLKYILEMKEKDINLAIKNMDNLANMQGFKNSDEVEEYYKNLQKN